The stretch of DNA GCAAGCTGCTTATGTGGCCTGAACTGGGGTttgtttccctcctttcttcaAGGCAGGCCTTGTTCTGAGGTTTTTCTTTAGGTAAGCAAGGAGAGAACATTGCCCATGTCTGTGGGACTGGGCCTGTGAGCTGCTTTTTTTTGGCCATTGAGGGCCCTTGAGTATTGGTTTTGTAACTCATTTTTTTCAACAGACTTAACAAAGTGTTCCCACCAGAACTCTGACTTGTCTTCTGCTCACAAATGTTTGTGTACCTCAAAATCTGATGTGAATGACTGGGTTTTAATTTAATTGCTTAAATGTAAAGTTTGCCCCTTCTGGGTCCTGAGTTCTTCTGTGCACAGCCAACTAGTTCAGAATATTTGGGAAAGGACCAAACAACAGAGTCATGGCTGCTTTGCTGGCTTCACTGCCGTCATGCCTGGTTTGCTAGTTCTTGGTTTTGGTGGTCTCCTCATTAGGTTCCCCGTCTCAGGTACCCACTGCTGCTGTCTGGCCATTTGCCTGCCCATCAGGCCCCTGCCCCAACGTGTGAACGGGAGGAGCTCTAGGTGGCTACTTAGATCCAGGAAGCTGAGAAGAAAGTGGACATCTGTTGAATCAGAAAATAGTTCgaaattttctctgatttttgtttttccattttctttctcagtcATTGCCACAGCCAATTTAGCTATTTAATCTTGCCTCACAAGACCTTTTCAAAATAGatcaataggaaaagaaaaccacTATTGGGAAGTTGGTTTATTCTTAGTCTGACCACTGATTTGCTCAAATATGTATCTAGATATAGATATcgatatctatatgtatatatatattttgagatagagtcttgctctgtcccccaggatggagtgcagtggcgcgatctcagctcactgcaatcttcatctcctgggttcaagtgattttcctgcctcagcctttcaagtagctgggactacaggcacgcgcccccacgcccagctaagttttgtatttttagtagagacagggtttcaccatgttggccaggctgatctcaaactcctgacctcaggtgatccacccaccttagcctgcCAAAgggctatgattacaggtgtgagccaccgcgcccagcccagagtatttttatttttatttttgagacagtctctgttgcccaggtgcagtggcatgatagctcactgcaacctccacctccgggttcaagtgattcttctgccttagcctcctgagtagcagggactacaggagcacaccaccaggcccagctgatttttgtatttttagtagcgatgggtttcaccatgttgactaggatggtcctgatctcctgacctcgtgatccacccaccttggcctcccaaagtgctgggattacatgcgtgagtcaccgcacccggccaaagaatattttttgaaaaatgatgtaATATTCTAAGCAGGGGCTGTTCTGGGCTGAACTCTGCTGTTGTTTGAAGGTCATGGAGGCGGAGCAGACCAAGACCAGGAGCGAGCTGGTGCATAAGGAGACGGCAGCCAGGTACAACGCCGCCATGGGCCGCATGCGACAACTGGAGAAGAAACTCAAGAGAGCCATCAACAAGTCCAAGTAAGTCTGGACACGGCCTTGCCTAGGCCGTGCGGCTATCTTAGTGTGCATCTTCTCAGCCTTTTGTATGTCACGCACTCAAGGACTACCCTGAGTAGTCCTTTGATGTAGACCCTGGGGCCTCACCAGAGCCCCTGCTCAGGCTCTCTTGCCCCCTAATATTCTATGACCCCCAGAGGCAGAGGATGCTAAGGGGTGGGCTGCTCTAGGTATGATTGAGTTAGGAAacacagaaaaaggaatttcAAAGGCACATTATTAAATGGCCCATTGGCTGGGATTTGGTAAACTCACGCTGTACCCTTGGGTCTGTGGTTGACAGTGTGGACAAGGCCCTATCCCTCAATTTATCTGTCAGTGTAATAGGGATGAGCTGTGTTCACAATACATGTTTCCTGTGATCAAGAGCTGATAAAATGCTGTAAGATTGGCTTTAGTAGAGTCCCCCCCCCGCCCCAATCTCTTCTCACTACAGCcctgtatatttttatacaacATTGATAATGGTGGGCAGGCACAACTGTGTACCCTCTCTTGGGGACAAGCCCCCCGCTTCATTCCCAGTTCCTGGGCCTCCTAGCAAAAGGAGGACTTATGATGACCTAGACTTAACAGCCAAAGGTAGACCCAGAGCAGGCTGTGCAGGGCTACTGAAGGCCTGTCTTCCAGGTATGGTCACAGCCCCAGCCAGGAGGGGCCGGGCAGTTGGAAGCTTGGCAGATGCCCAGTCCTCATGCAAGTGAGGGAATGGTGACAATTCAGCGAGGAAGAGAGGGGGGCAAGGAAGAGTTTGGTCCTCCTAGGCTCTGTACTACTCTCCAGTACCTTCTCCCAGGCTTGACTTTTCTTTGGTTTCTGCTCACACTCTTCCAGCATACATACGTACACATACGTACAGAGGAATAGCATTTAACCATTTATTATTGCACTTAATTGActagtgtatttttgttttggtttttggtgtgTCAGGGGCTGATCTCGAGAGCTAAGTAGCAGACATGTATACGGCATTTTTCTGCAGGGGAGGCACAAGGTGGCGAGGGTTGCTGTAGAACCTGTGCCTGCTCTGGGCAAGCCCAGGCATCATCCATATGGCAACACCCAAGAAGGCTGAGGAGCAGCCTTTGATGCTGCTTCCTTTGGTGTGAATATGGTGGGTCTTTTCTCAAAAGACCACGAACTCCCCCTGCACACACATCACATATCATCCATTAAcctgtttaagaaaataaatcttgtgATTGTACTTTGCCAGCCTTCTCAGACTCCGAGAAGAGTATAGGGACAGATCATAGTCTTGGGTGGCTCCTGTCTGCCCAAAGGATAAAATGTACATCTGTGCATTCCATGGAGTGGCTTCCAGGCCACCTCCATGCCCACCCTGCGTTTCCAGCCACACTCCCTTGCATGGATGCTTGTGTTCCTTTCGCTGGGACATCTTCCCTGTGCCCTCCAATgcccattcacacacacactcctcaccTTGTGCTCCTGTCTGCTCCTTTTGGTCACGGGAGAACTTATACACCCCACTCTCTCCCCAAGTTTCAGGATTTTCATACCCACCAATGGCAGTCCTGTGTCCTTGTCATTCATCTGGATCCTCAGGATGCAGGACTTGAGAGCTTCATGGAGGGTGAACAGCTCAAGAATAAAGCAATGATCTACTCTTAATGTTCAGGCACCAAAGTTCCTAAAAAAGAGCCAAGCTCTTTTGGCTGACCCAGAACCAAGGGAACTCCTAGGATACTGGCATTTCTTGTGCCCATTATGTGGCTGAGTTGGCCAACTAACAACTCCAATCTTTGGACAAGGTTCGGGAGGACCAACCTGAGACCCTCTCCTAGCGGTGGCCCTTGCTGTGCTGTGAGGGAGGAGTGgtgcttctctctcttccccagttGACTTCAGTAGAGGAGGAGGTTTAAGCAGcccttctccagcctcatctgCTTTTGATCCAGGCCACCCTTACTGCTGGGTATAACCCGTCTGGCCCTGAACAGCCTTCCCACACAGGAGGAATATGAGCTAGGTTGCAGAGTCCCcaagatatgtgtgtgtgggttCCCCGTGTCTTGAGATGGGCCTCCTGTCAGTATAGCACTGGGTGAGCCCAGTTATTCTATCTGGTGTCTGTCAATCAGTCTCCAGCTAGGAGCATCACTCACATGTCATGGCCTTATTAGAATTTACTAAATATTGGAAGGATGACCTGGCCAGTGGTAGCTGATGCCTCTTTTTCATCTTGTGAAGTTGACTGTGGTCACTGTATTGTATTACTCTGATggttttccttcctgtcttctgcAGGCCTTATTTTGAACTCAAGGCAAAGTACTACGTGCAGCTTGAGGTATGTGTAACTTTGGTCTTTTGTCACTGATGGGATTTTTCTGCACTCAAAGCTTCACTTTTCTGGGGCAGCAGAATTATCAAATGAGCCACTTGCTATAAGGGGAAAGTGGAGACACATGCTTTACTGAGTTTTCAGACCTCAAAATTGTCTCGGTTGGGTCCCAAGTCGTCTCTGAACCTCTGTAACTGCCGTTCAGTCACTTTCTCTGTTGTACGAGGCCAGTGGTTGTCACAGCATGCTCTTAGGactagcagcatcagcatcacctggagacCTGATAGACCAGGTCCCACTCTAGACCGATTGAATCAGCAACTCAGAGGTTGGAGTCCAGTGAGCTGAGTCTTAACACTCAAGGGGATTTTCATGCAagttcaagtttgagaaccactgtactGGGAACCAGATGTCTAGACTGTGGGACTTGGGTGTGTTTGCCCATTTTTGCTTCCCTGATGGGGTTTATTCCACCAGTGAGAGTTTTTGGATATCAGAGCTTGTCACCTGGATGGGATCTGGGGATGGTAGTGGCTGATTTTGTCTGGTGAATGAATAGCAGTTATAATGGTAATCAGGTCTTCACTCATGTCTTGGAAAATTCCTTGAAGTAGAATGATGGGCAGAAAATGTACTTGAACCTGTCATTCAGAAAGCATCTTAAGGCTAACAGGGTAGTCTTCACTTAGTCTCCTGTCTTCTCGAGCAGCAACTGAAAAAGACTGTGGACGACCTGCAGGCCAAACTGACCCTGGCAAAAGGCGAATACAAGATGGCCCTGAAGAACCTGGAGATGATCTCAGATGAGATCCATGAGCGGCGGCGCTCCAGTGCCATGGGGCCTCGGGGATGCGGTGTTGGGGCTGAGGGCAGCAGCACATCTGTGGAGGATCTGCCAGGGAGCAAACCTGAGCCTGATGCCATTTCTGGTAAGTCGGACTTCACTGGGTACATGGGGAGATACCAGACTGTGTGATTTGTTTCCCAGGGTCCTCACTTTATCTGGCCATCACTGAAAGGTCTCAGAGTTGGGCAGGCCTGAGGGCTGTTTCTGGTGGCTTCCCATGTTTTATAGAACACTATGTTCATCAAGATGGTACTAAGTGTTCCTCGAAGTCAGGATTCTGTGGTCAAATAAATTGGGAACATGTTACACCTTCACTCCTCTTTGAGAGTCAAAGTATACATTAGAACATTCaaggctgagaagtcctgcagGAAAGAAGAGCTGTCTAAGATAGGGACTTTGGAATCAGATTTGATTCAAATCTGCTTTTACATCATTACTAGTGTATAATGTGGGCAAGGGCCTAACTTTgtatttcagtttcttcacctgtaaaatggacagCATGATGGTATCTACTGTATACTATGCACTGTGTAGGGTGGTGGTTCAGATTACATGAATCAACCCCTGACACCCAGGAGGCACTCAGTAAATTGGTGGCTCTCACTGGCATCTGACCATAGAGACTTCTTTTCCCAGGGCCACCCCCTGGAAAACTGATAGAAGTTTGACTTGGTTTCTGTCATGCTCATCAAGAAAACCCACCCAACACTGTCTTTGcacacttcctttcttttccttaccTGTGGAATGAATAATCCCTGTCGGCTCTTTCCCAAGCTCCTTCCTCAGGAGTTCAattccttcaaaaaatattttaagtgctaGGTTCAaggtaaaggaaaaggaaactatCATTTGAACAACTATTATGTATGAGTTACTTTAATATATACATCATCTCAAACACTGCATGGAGAGGATCATGATGCTTACAGAGGTAAACTAACTtgatcaaggtcacacagcaagtcttGGAGTTAGGGATTCAATTCAGGTCTGAGCATATTTTCTGTCCCCAACATTACAGTACTTATCATTTGTAAGAAACCTCTATGGAATGCTACAAggctatttttaaagagaagaggGGAAAGTTCTAATGAGTGGGATTGTGGGCAGGCTGAGGGAAAACCGCTAAAGGCCAAAGAGACTTTGAAACATGGGAATAACGTGTCTGCGCCTTGTTATTTTGGTCTACCAAATAATGTGGCTACAGAGCATTGTAAaggatttctgttcttttgcagaAAATGGTGATGTAGGTAGACTTTGAGTGTGTTCTTTGAGATCAGAAGTTACCTGGAAGATAACAAAGGTCCCAGCAGATACTCCATGCTGGCCTGTTTCTTCTAGCAGCTCTTGCTTCTATTGCCCTAAGAAAGAAGCCTGAGTCCAGCTGGCTTTGTTTGGGATATGTTATAGAGGACCAGAACCACTTCCTGTGCACATGAGGATCTGTTTGGGGGACGGAGGTGGAGTAAAGATCCTAATTTGTGGCTgaattaattttccatttttaggtAATGTCTGGTGACACTGATGTCTTGGCAGGGTTATAAGGTTATTGGAAGGGCGCTTAATATCCATGGGATCCAGCTGCCAGCTGCTTCCCTTCCAGCTGCTTTAGAGGCTGGCCATTCAGGCTTGGGAAGTCACATTCCTTCATTAGGCACTCAGAGGTAGAGATTCTGCAGTCCCCATACTGTGTCTAGCTGCCTGCCAGCAGCAAGCACTTGTGGTGTTTGAGGAGGTGACAGAACCCATGTGACTGGTGTTCTCTCTCAACTTAGTGGCCTCGGAGGCCTTTGAAGATGACAGCTGTAGCAACTTTGTGTCTGAAGATGACTCGGAAACCCAGTCTGTGTCCAGCTTTAGTTCAGGACCAACAAGCCCGTCTGAGATGCCTGACCAGTTCCCTGCGGTTGTGAGGCCTGGCAGCCTGGATCTGCCCAGCCCTGTGTCCCTGTCAGAGTTTGGGATGATGTTCCCAGTGTTGGGCCCTCGAAGTGAATGCAGCGGGGCCTCCTCCCCTGAATGTGAAGTAGAACGAGGTGAGTAGCAGCCTTCTCACCCTGTCCCAGATGCCGCACTGCCTCTGCAGCCTGACTATTGTGCTGTTCCATACCTCTGCCAGGTCTCAGGGACCCCATGCTGCATTACCAGGTCTCTGTGGTTGCGCTGTCAGTATTGATCACTGAGGATGTTTCCAAGTGCTGTTCTGGGGGGCTCCTGGCTCCACTCAGCTTTTATAAAGTAGAGCTTAGGTCCTGTGTCTCACATTAGCACAGTCTCCTTGGCAAGCACGTAGCAGAGAGGTTTGTTTCTCAGCTATAAAGTCAATGTGGCAAATTTCATCTCTGTAGCTAAGGAATATATAAAACATCACAAGGAATAAAAGCAGTAAATGATTATGTACTGAGAACCTCTCTGATAGACATGGTAGGCAAC from Piliocolobus tephrosceles isolate RC106 chromosome 2, ASM277652v3, whole genome shotgun sequence encodes:
- the SH3BP5 gene encoding SH3 domain-binding protein 5 isoform X2, which translates into the protein MLNHATQRVMEAEQTKTRSELVHKETAARYNAAMGRMRQLEKKLKRAINKSKPYFELKAKYYVQLEQLKKTVDDLQAKLTLAKGEYKMALKNLEMISDEIHERRRSSAMGPRGCGVGAEGSSTSVEDLPGSKPEPDAISVASEAFEDDSCSNFVSEDDSETQSVSSFSSGPTSPSEMPDQFPAVVRPGSLDLPSPVSLSEFGMMFPVLGPRSECSGASSPECEVERGDRAEGAENKTSDKANNNRGLSNSSGGGGSSKSQSNTSPEGQALENRMKQLSLQCSKGRDGIIADIKMVQIG